In a single window of the Ciconia boyciana chromosome 7, ASM3463844v1, whole genome shotgun sequence genome:
- the TMEM61 gene encoding transmembrane protein 61, whose translation MAAASFRYGMTITGAVLLVTGTLCFAWWSDGEVGTPASSGARLLPPQEAQVVPGSSSSALLRSVSFFFCGIGGILLLFGLLWSVKANARVVSRRYQYHFPRDLQYFTAEPLEKWNCSTWDTSAIPTYEEALACRPAHGAPAYVQPPGRKEELTPPLYRYLEEDESWQGGRRRSSSDSALFRPSPSWLETQRPGEPQATPPPSYENISIRGI comes from the exons ATGGCAGCTGCCTCTTTCCGCTATGGCATGACCATCACCGGGGCCGTGCTGCTGGTGACGGGGACGCTGTGCTTTGCCTGGTGGAGCGACGGGGAGGTGGGCACCCCGGCCAGCAGCGGGGCTcgcctcctgcctccccaggaaGCCCAGGTGGTTCCCGGCTCCTCCTCCAGTGCCCTGCTCCGTTCCGTCAGCTTCTTCTTCTGCGGCATCGGtggcatcctcctcctcttcggGCTCCTCTGGTCCGTGAAAGCCAACGCCAGGGTGGTCTCCCGCCGCTACCAGTACCATTTCCCCAGGGACCTACAGTACTTCACCGCGGAGCCTCTGGAGAAGTGGAACTGCAG CACCTGGGACACCAGCGCCATCCCCACCTATGAAGAAGCCCTGGCCTGCAGACCTGCCCACGGTGCCCCAGCCTACGTCCAGCCCccggggaggaaggaggagctcACGCCGCCCCTGTACCGCTACCTGGAGGAGGATGAGAGCTGGCAGGGCGGCCGCCGGCGCAGCTCCTCCGACAGCGCCTTGTTCCGCCCCAGCCCATCCTGGCTGGAGACCCAGCGCCCCGGGGAGCCGCAGGCAACACCTCCCCCCAGCTACGAAAACATCAGCATCCGGGGCATCTGA
- the DHCR24 gene encoding delta(24)-sterol reductase: MSPVWSLGAGLLLLLLWVRHRGLEAVLVHHRWVFVCLFLLPLSILFDVYYQLRAWAVWRLHSAPRQHAQRVRHIQAQVREWKNEGSKRYMCTGRPGWLTVSLRVGKYKKIHKNIMINLMDVLEVDSERQVVRVEPLVTMGQLTAHLNPMGWTIPVVPELDDLTVGGLIMGTGIESSSHIYGLFQHTCVAYELVLADGSLVRCSPTENSDLFYAVPWSCGTLGFLVAAEIKMIPAKKYVKIHYEPVRGLQKICEKFTEESKKKENSFVEGLVYSLEEAVIMTGVLTDEAEQSKINRIGNYYKPWFFKHVEKYLKADRTGIEYIPSRHYYHRHTRSIFWELQDIIPFGNNPVFRYLFGWMVPPKISLLKLTQGEAIRKLYEQHHVVQDMLVPMKSLEKSIQTFHVDLNVYPLWLCPFILPNNPGMVHPKGDEAELYVDIGAYGEPKRKQFEARASMRQMEKFVRSVHGFQMLYADCYMTREEFWDMFDGSLYHKLREQMNCKDAFPEVYDKICKAARH, translated from the exons ATGTCGCCGGTGTGGTCGCTGGGcgcggggctgctgctgctgctgctgtgggtgcGGCACCGGGGGCTGGAGGCCGTGCTGGTGCACCACCGCTGGGTCTTcgtctgcctcttcctcctgccgCTCTCCATCCTCTTCGACGTCTACTACCAGCTGCGCGCCTGGGCCGTCTGGCGCCTCCACAGCGCCCCGCGGCAGCACGCCCAGCGCGTCCGCCACATCCAGGCGCAG GTTCGGGAGTGGAAAAATGAAGGCAGCAAAAGATACATGTGTACTGGCCGGCCCGGCTGGTTGACTGTATCACTTCGTGTTGGAAAGTATAAGAAGATTCATAAGAACATCATGATCAACTTAATGGATGTTCTGGAAGTGGACAGTGAAAGACAG GTTGTCCGTGTGGAACCTTTGGTGACCATGGGCCAGCTGACTGCACACCTGAATCCCATGGGCTGGACTATTCCTGTGGTACCAGAGCTTGATGATCTTACAGTAG GTGGCCTGATCATGGGAACTGGCATTGAGTCTTCATCCCATATATATGGACTTTTTCAACACACCTGTGTGGCCTATGAACTTGTTCTTGCTGATGGAAGCCTTGTGAGATGTTCACCA ACTGAAAATTCAGACCTATTTTATGCAGTGCCTTGGTCTTGTGGTACTCTGGGTTTCCTGgttgcagcagaaataaaaatgattcCTGCCAAGAAATATGTCAAAATACATTATGAGCCTGTGAGAGGACTGCAGAAGATTTGTGAAAAGTTTACTGAAGAAtctaagaaaaaggagaatagTTTTGTGGAAGGACTTGTGTATTCTTTGGAAGAAGCAGTCATCATGACAGGAGTCTTGACTGATGAAGCTGAGCAAAGCAAG ATAAACAGAATTGGCAACTACTACAAGCCGTGGTTCTTTAAGCATGTGGAGAAGTATTTGAAAGCTGACAGAACTGGAATAGAATACATTCCCTCAAGACATTATTACCATAGACATACACGCAGTATCTTCTGGGAGCTCCAA GATATAATTCCTTTTGGCAATAACCCTGTTTTCCGTTACCTGTTTGGCTGGATGGTTCCTCCAAAAATCTCGTTGTTAAAACTCACCCAAGGAGAAGCTATTCGAAAGCTGTACGAGCAACACCATGTTGTACAGGACATGTTGGTGCCAATGAAGAGCCTTGAAAAATCTATCCAGACCTTCCATGTTGACCTTAAT GTGTACCCTCTTTGGTTATGTCCTTTCATATTGCCCAATAATCCTGGTATGGTCCACCCAAAAGGGGACGAAGCAGAGCTCTACGTGGATATAGGAGCTTATGGCGAGCCCAAACGGAAACAATTTGAAGCCAGGGCTTCCATGAGGCAAATGGAAAAGTTTGTAAGAAGTGTGCATGG tttcCAGATGCTGTATGCAGATTGCTATATGACTCGTGAGGAGTTCTGGGATATGTTTGATGGTTCGTTATACCACAAGCTGAGGGAGCAAATGAATTGCAAGGATGCCTTTCCAGAAGTGTATGACAAAATCTGCAAAGCTGCGAGGCACTGA
- the CIMAP2 gene encoding LOW QUALITY PROTEIN: ciliary microtubule-associated protein 2 (The sequence of the model RefSeq protein was modified relative to this genomic sequence to represent the inferred CDS: inserted 2 bases in 1 codon) gives MVQDTQLRLGAPQGGSVGRGLLNRTSLAPSRCSANTEHGGERLGPGMYNIRDFLQETWPSSLQGICDTREQWFGDAHRDCFPGLGTYGPXGEPSVCLEEKDKRSASTRGLMGSRTAKHALPAAVAAAWDPGPNSINKGLWWAGGPGPCQPFLGDSSKPADGGHHALDRGTEPSTGTVKGFLDELRVKEDKKKGCFSTLTRNPGCPTERIFWATLSQGPREAYAVGLGSYNPKPIETSTYSRQPPFWSSAKRFNRKSYCLFTGNEQHQQHVAEPVQNPVDVGCYNTTEHEKYPQKMRYQSRYRCNTQWYLNNLKWDACLLEQLKPVAKNNWSDLVSAPHCPGTSEETIAVLQT, from the exons ATGGTCCAGGACACCCAGCTCAGGCTGGGAGCACCCCAGGGTGGAAGTGTGGGACGTGGGCTGCTCAACCGGACCTCGCTGGCACCTTCCCGGTGCTCAGCAAACACGGAGCATGGAGGG GAAAGGCTGGGCCCGGGAATGTACAACATCAGGGACTTTCTGCAGGAGACATGGCCCTCCAGCCTCCAGGGGATCTGCGACACAAGAGAGCAGTGGTTCGGAGATGCCCACAGG GACTGCTTCCCCGGCCTCGGCACGTACGGCCC GGGGGAACCCTCCGTCTGCCTCGAGGAGAAGGACAAGCGCTCCGCCAGCACGCGAGGGCTGATGGGCAGCAGGACGGCGAAGCATGCCCTGCCGGCAGCCGTG gcagcggcCTGGGACCCAGGACCGAACAGCATCAACAAGGGGCTGTGGTGGGCGGGTGGCCCCggcccctgccagcccttctTGGGGGACAGTTCGAAGCCCGCCGATGGTGGCCATCATGCCTTGGAC AGAGGCACCGAGCCGAGCACTGGCACTGTCAAGGGTTTCCTGGACGAGCTGAGGGTGAAGGAGGACAAGAAGAAAGGCTGCTTCAGCACCCTGACGAGGAACCCGGGCTGCCCCACGGAGAGGATCTTCTGGGCCACACTCAGCCAGGGCCCGAGGGAGGCG TATGCGGTGGGGCTGGGCTCCTACAACCCAAAGCCCATCGAGACATCAACGTACTCCAGACAACCCCCATTCTGGTCATCTGCCAAGAGATTCAACAGAAAGTCCTACTGCCTCTTTACTGGGAATGAG CAGCATCAGCAGCATGTTGCAGAGCCAGTGCAG AACCCTGTAGATGTTGGTTGCTACAACACAACTGAGCATGAAAAATACCCTCAGAAGATGAGATACCAGTCCCGGTACCGGTGTAACACGCAGTGGTACCTGAACAACTTGAAGTGGGATGCCTGCTTGCT TGAGCAGCTCAAGCCTGTTGCTAAAAACAACTGGAGTGATTTGGTTTCTGCTCCACATTGTCCAGGCACCTCTGAAGAAACCAttgctgttttgcaaacatAA